One Sediminicola sp. YIK13 DNA segment encodes these proteins:
- a CDS encoding FAD-dependent oxidoreductase — translation MHIDARELDANTTIEGDICIIGAGAAGISIALDWINSPFKVILLEGGGFSYEDEVQNSYAGETSGQKYYPLKSSRLHYFGGTTGHWAGMCSPFDNIDFMERNWVPHSGWPITKKDLDPFYKKAHETLQLGPYNYDFEYWRSVLPNLNPFPLDKNVVWNKMWQYSQARFGKIYKDTLLDAKKIQLYTYASVTEINANSNGNHIGEATIKTLAGKSHTVKAKYFIMACGAIQNARLLLASKSISKNGLGNDNDLVGRYFMEHLEVPSAELWLSKPFPTDLYSWTFGKTKASAELAISEQMQKEHRILNGTASLVPLTIGRLQKSKLETWTNGNPKKAMKNMMKDWDLAAEKAKKDNKGAISKAYQLNTRIEQAPNPNSRITLGSELDALGVPRAHLHWELTALDKRSIRKIYELIGQQMGISNLGRVRLLEFLQDPNDDSFPDTVNGGWHHMGTTRMANSPKQGVVDANCKVHGIANLYVAGSGCYTTSGAPNPTLTLVALSLRLSEHLKEKLKEPIL, via the coding sequence ATGCATATAGATGCTCGTGAATTGGACGCCAATACGACCATAGAAGGTGACATCTGCATCATAGGAGCAGGTGCTGCTGGTATTAGTATAGCCCTGGATTGGATCAATTCTCCATTTAAGGTGATCCTATTGGAGGGTGGAGGATTTTCATATGAAGATGAAGTCCAAAATTCCTATGCTGGAGAGACTTCTGGCCAGAAATATTATCCTTTAAAATCAAGTAGGTTACATTATTTTGGAGGCACAACAGGGCATTGGGCGGGAATGTGCTCACCTTTTGACAACATAGACTTTATGGAACGCAACTGGGTACCCCATAGTGGTTGGCCCATTACCAAAAAAGATCTTGATCCCTTTTATAAAAAGGCACATGAAACGTTGCAACTAGGCCCTTACAATTACGATTTTGAATATTGGCGCAGTGTTCTTCCGAACTTAAATCCCTTTCCTTTGGACAAAAATGTGGTTTGGAATAAAATGTGGCAATACAGCCAGGCCAGATTTGGAAAAATATATAAGGATACCCTTCTAGATGCCAAAAAAATACAACTTTATACCTATGCCAGTGTTACAGAAATAAATGCCAATTCCAATGGCAACCATATTGGGGAAGCGACCATAAAAACCCTTGCGGGCAAATCCCATACCGTGAAGGCAAAATATTTTATAATGGCCTGCGGTGCCATACAAAATGCGCGACTCCTTTTGGCTTCCAAGTCCATTTCCAAAAATGGTTTGGGCAATGACAATGACCTTGTGGGACGTTATTTTATGGAGCATTTGGAGGTCCCTTCTGCAGAACTTTGGCTGTCCAAACCTTTTCCTACAGACCTTTATTCCTGGACCTTTGGGAAGACCAAGGCCAGTGCGGAATTGGCTATTTCCGAACAAATGCAAAAAGAACATCGTATTTTGAACGGCACAGCGTCTCTGGTCCCCTTAACTATTGGAAGGCTTCAAAAATCCAAATTGGAAACATGGACCAATGGGAATCCTAAAAAAGCCATGAAAAATATGATGAAGGATTGGGATTTGGCCGCTGAAAAAGCAAAAAAAGACAACAAGGGTGCCATTTCCAAGGCTTATCAGCTCAACACCCGTATAGAACAGGCACCCAATCCCAATTCCAGAATAACCCTAGGTTCGGAGCTAGATGCCCTTGGTGTCCCCAGGGCACACCTTCATTGGGAACTTACGGCCTTGGATAAAAGAAGTATCCGGAAGATATACGAGCTTATCGGGCAACAAATGGGGATATCAAATTTGGGAAGAGTACGCCTATTAGAGTTCCTTCAAGATCCAAACGACGACAGTTTTCCGGACACTGTAAACGGAGGATGGCATCATATGGGGACCACTAGAATGGCCAATAGTCCCAAACAAGGAGTGGTAGACGCCAATTGCAAGGTACACGGGATCGCAAACCTTTATGTGGCAGGTTCAGGGTGTTATACCACCTCTGGTGCCCCTAATCCAACCCTAACCCTGGTAGCACTTTCCCTTCGTCTATCCGAACATTTAAAAGAAAAATTAAAAGAACCCATTCTCTAA